In Macadamia integrifolia cultivar HAES 741 chromosome 1, SCU_Mint_v3, whole genome shotgun sequence, a single window of DNA contains:
- the LOC122078458 gene encoding disease resistance protein RPS5-like isoform X1, with product MQIARRLTLSSGNSTVPLEDSKMNYLGSSSANVNGLQTVVQNLKARRNDEKSTLKAAENAGRVMTDVASNWFRSIHEIELEADAIEKEYNQGRCAGGWCVNCWSRYKLSKMSIELSLKAESRLNDQFVVARQPSPKSVIEIESEPIEIQPSTQQLLLKMLDCIGDPEIGIIGVYGMGGVGKTTLAGKVNNHYKVNSCFETVIMVSVSATPNIRSIQTSISKRIGLDLSNDNEDDAREKLFDALRKKKFLLILDDVWRRLELKDIGIPHPRNQHKGSKLLVTSRSQDACTDMGARKTIKVEPLSKDESWNLFIEKAGQHVAANHLKCFAEKIVGRCKGLPLAIVTVARAMANRHGVGEWMNAAREMEQSATDLRGMKEEVFVPLKFSFDRLEDDMLRSLFLYCACFPEDYNIGKDEIVNYCVGEGFADRLGSLTAARNKCEALIGSLKIACLLEDGEDEGSVRMHDMIRELALGITSSDSDSSPKFLIRTGESFKEAPKASEWLHATRISLMHTQIKEFPQLVGRCQKLVTLLLSYNRILTVPPTNFLQHMEGLSVLDLSYTYTLEYLPDSLSCLVNLRVLRLRGCSSLRALPALEMLQQLQVLDLSYCQMLDQQIFGSECMGCISNLRYFDWERPKFLFQQG from the exons ATGCAGATCGCAAGAAGGCTAACTTTATCCTCCGGAAATTCTACTGTTCCACTAGAGGATTCAAAA ATGAACTACTTGGGAAGCTCCAGTGCCAATGTCAATGGCCTGCAAACTGTAGTTCAAAATCTAAAGGCAAGGAGGAATGATGAGAAAAGCACTCTAAAAGCAGCAGAAAATGCTGGACGAGTCATGACTGATGTAGCGAGCAATTGGTTCAGGTCCATCCATGAAATCGAACTGGAAGCTGATGCCATAGAAAAGGAGTATAATCAAGGGAGGTGTGCAGGGGGTTGGTGTGTGAACTGCTGGTCACGCTACAAATTGAGTAAGATGTCCATAGAGCTCAGTTTAAAGGCTGAGAGTAGGCTCAACGATCAATTTGTTGTGGCAAGGCAACCTTCTCCAAAGTCTGTGATAGAGATAGAAAGTGAGCCAATCGAGATCCAGCCATCAACTCAACAACTGCTGCTGAAGATGCTTGATTGCATAGGTGATCCAGAAATTGGGATCATTGGAGTATATGGTATGGGGGGAGTGGGTAAAACAACTCTAGCTGGAAAAGTAAATAATCACTACAAAGTGAATTCTTGTTTTGAGACTGTGATAATGGTTAGCGTGTCTGCTACTCCCAACATACGAAGTATCCAAACCAGTATAAGTAAGCGCATTGGATTAGATTTATCGAATGATAATGAGGATGATGCAAGAGAGAAGTTGTTTGATGCcctaaggaagaagaaatttctTCTAATTTTGGATGATGTGTGGCGCAGATTAGAGCTCAAGGATATTGGAATCCCTCACCCTCGAAACCAACACAAAGGGAGCAAGCTCCTAGTGACTAGTCGGAGTCAAGATGCTTGCACTGATATGGGTGCTAGAAAAACAATAAAAGTGGAGCCACTATCAAAAGATGAGTCGTGGAACCTCTTTATTGAAAAAGCTGGCCAACATGTTGCTGCCAACCATCTAAAGTGCTTTGCTGAAAAAATTGTTGGAAGGTGTAAAGGTCTACCTCTTGCAATTGTCACTGTTGCACGTGCAATGGCAAACCGACATGGAGTTGGGGAGTGGATGAATGCTGCAAGGGAAATGGAGCAATCAGCCACAGATCTCCGAGGTATGAAGGAAGAAGTATTTGTTCCTTTAAAATTCAGTTTTGATAGATTGGAGGATGATATGCTTAGGAGTCTATTTCTTTATTGTGCCTGCTTCCCTGAAGACTATAACATAGGAAAAGATGAGATAGTAAATTATTGTGTTGGAGAAGGATTTGCAGATAGATTAGGCAGTTTGACAGCTGCTAGGAATAAATGTGAAGCTCTGATTGGGAGCTTGAAAATTGCTTGCTTGTTGGAAGATGGAGAGGATGAAGGTAGTGTGAGGATGCATGATATGATACGAGAGCTTGCACTTGGGATTACTTCCTCAGATTCTGATAGTAGTCCCAAGTTCTTGATAAGGACTGGTGAATCGTTTAAAGAGGCACCAAAGGCTAGTGAGTGGCTACATGCAACAAGGATTTCACTAATGCATACCCAAATAAAAGAGTTCCCACAATTAGTAGGGAGGTGCCAAAAACTAGTCACTTTGCTATTGAGCTACAATAGGATCCTCACTGTTCCTCCAACAAATTTCTTGCAACACATGGAGGGTCttagtgttcttgatctttctTATACATATACATTGGAGTATCTCCCAGATTCATTGTCATGTTTGGTAAATCTTCGGGTGCTTAGGTTACGGGGATGTTCATCGTTGAGAGCATTGCCTGCACTGGAAATGCTCCAACAGCTCCAAGTTTTAGATTTGTCTTATTGTCAAATGTTAGACCAACAAATCTTTGGATCTGAATGCATGGGATGTATAAGTAATCTGAGATACTTTGATTGGGAGAGACCAAAGTTTCTATTTCAGCAGGGATAA
- the LOC122078458 gene encoding disease resistance protein RPS5-like isoform X2 yields the protein MNYLGSSSANVNGLQTVVQNLKARRNDEKSTLKAAENAGRVMTDVASNWFRSIHEIELEADAIEKEYNQGRCAGGWCVNCWSRYKLSKMSIELSLKAESRLNDQFVVARQPSPKSVIEIESEPIEIQPSTQQLLLKMLDCIGDPEIGIIGVYGMGGVGKTTLAGKVNNHYKVNSCFETVIMVSVSATPNIRSIQTSISKRIGLDLSNDNEDDAREKLFDALRKKKFLLILDDVWRRLELKDIGIPHPRNQHKGSKLLVTSRSQDACTDMGARKTIKVEPLSKDESWNLFIEKAGQHVAANHLKCFAEKIVGRCKGLPLAIVTVARAMANRHGVGEWMNAAREMEQSATDLRGMKEEVFVPLKFSFDRLEDDMLRSLFLYCACFPEDYNIGKDEIVNYCVGEGFADRLGSLTAARNKCEALIGSLKIACLLEDGEDEGSVRMHDMIRELALGITSSDSDSSPKFLIRTGESFKEAPKASEWLHATRISLMHTQIKEFPQLVGRCQKLVTLLLSYNRILTVPPTNFLQHMEGLSVLDLSYTYTLEYLPDSLSCLVNLRVLRLRGCSSLRALPALEMLQQLQVLDLSYCQMLDQQIFGSECMGCISNLRYFDWERPKFLFQQG from the coding sequence ATGAACTACTTGGGAAGCTCCAGTGCCAATGTCAATGGCCTGCAAACTGTAGTTCAAAATCTAAAGGCAAGGAGGAATGATGAGAAAAGCACTCTAAAAGCAGCAGAAAATGCTGGACGAGTCATGACTGATGTAGCGAGCAATTGGTTCAGGTCCATCCATGAAATCGAACTGGAAGCTGATGCCATAGAAAAGGAGTATAATCAAGGGAGGTGTGCAGGGGGTTGGTGTGTGAACTGCTGGTCACGCTACAAATTGAGTAAGATGTCCATAGAGCTCAGTTTAAAGGCTGAGAGTAGGCTCAACGATCAATTTGTTGTGGCAAGGCAACCTTCTCCAAAGTCTGTGATAGAGATAGAAAGTGAGCCAATCGAGATCCAGCCATCAACTCAACAACTGCTGCTGAAGATGCTTGATTGCATAGGTGATCCAGAAATTGGGATCATTGGAGTATATGGTATGGGGGGAGTGGGTAAAACAACTCTAGCTGGAAAAGTAAATAATCACTACAAAGTGAATTCTTGTTTTGAGACTGTGATAATGGTTAGCGTGTCTGCTACTCCCAACATACGAAGTATCCAAACCAGTATAAGTAAGCGCATTGGATTAGATTTATCGAATGATAATGAGGATGATGCAAGAGAGAAGTTGTTTGATGCcctaaggaagaagaaatttctTCTAATTTTGGATGATGTGTGGCGCAGATTAGAGCTCAAGGATATTGGAATCCCTCACCCTCGAAACCAACACAAAGGGAGCAAGCTCCTAGTGACTAGTCGGAGTCAAGATGCTTGCACTGATATGGGTGCTAGAAAAACAATAAAAGTGGAGCCACTATCAAAAGATGAGTCGTGGAACCTCTTTATTGAAAAAGCTGGCCAACATGTTGCTGCCAACCATCTAAAGTGCTTTGCTGAAAAAATTGTTGGAAGGTGTAAAGGTCTACCTCTTGCAATTGTCACTGTTGCACGTGCAATGGCAAACCGACATGGAGTTGGGGAGTGGATGAATGCTGCAAGGGAAATGGAGCAATCAGCCACAGATCTCCGAGGTATGAAGGAAGAAGTATTTGTTCCTTTAAAATTCAGTTTTGATAGATTGGAGGATGATATGCTTAGGAGTCTATTTCTTTATTGTGCCTGCTTCCCTGAAGACTATAACATAGGAAAAGATGAGATAGTAAATTATTGTGTTGGAGAAGGATTTGCAGATAGATTAGGCAGTTTGACAGCTGCTAGGAATAAATGTGAAGCTCTGATTGGGAGCTTGAAAATTGCTTGCTTGTTGGAAGATGGAGAGGATGAAGGTAGTGTGAGGATGCATGATATGATACGAGAGCTTGCACTTGGGATTACTTCCTCAGATTCTGATAGTAGTCCCAAGTTCTTGATAAGGACTGGTGAATCGTTTAAAGAGGCACCAAAGGCTAGTGAGTGGCTACATGCAACAAGGATTTCACTAATGCATACCCAAATAAAAGAGTTCCCACAATTAGTAGGGAGGTGCCAAAAACTAGTCACTTTGCTATTGAGCTACAATAGGATCCTCACTGTTCCTCCAACAAATTTCTTGCAACACATGGAGGGTCttagtgttcttgatctttctTATACATATACATTGGAGTATCTCCCAGATTCATTGTCATGTTTGGTAAATCTTCGGGTGCTTAGGTTACGGGGATGTTCATCGTTGAGAGCATTGCCTGCACTGGAAATGCTCCAACAGCTCCAAGTTTTAGATTTGTCTTATTGTCAAATGTTAGACCAACAAATCTTTGGATCTGAATGCATGGGATGTATAAGTAATCTGAGATACTTTGATTGGGAGAGACCAAAGTTTCTATTTCAGCAGGGATAA